From the Scatophagus argus isolate fScaArg1 chromosome 21, fScaArg1.pri, whole genome shotgun sequence genome, one window contains:
- the gspt1 gene encoding eukaryotic peptide chain release factor GTP-binding subunit ERF3A: MDPRDTAPDSWELEEDAEAPAAAAGLPTAFAALNVNAKPFVPNVNAPVFVPSFLQASAVEMPASDGSSDPVASMEVTETVAPMENGSTEADMTTEEETWEQKEEPGGGGGGGGQEELGSACEEGAARKEDEEMMMEEEEEEMPVPKVTPALPDAPKKEHVNVVFIGHVDAGKSTIGGQIMYLTGMVDKRTLEKYEREAKEKNRETWYLSWALDTNQEERDKGKTVEVGRAYFETEKKHFTILDAPGHKSFVPNMIGGASQADLAVLVISARKGEFETGFEKGGQTREHAMLAKTAGVKHLIVLINKMDDPTVNWSLERYEECKEKLVPFLKKVGFNPKKDIHFMPCSGLTGANLKDPVPECPWYTGLPFISHLDSLPNFTRSSDGPVRLPIVDKYKDMGTVILGKLESGSISKAQQLVMMPNRHTVEVLSLLSDDVETDDAGPGENLKLRLKGIEEEEILPGFILCSPDNLCHSGRTFDAQIVIIEHKSIICPGYNAVLHIHTCIEEVQITALICLVDKKTGEKSKTRPRFVKQDQVCIARLRAAGVICLETFKDFPQMGRFTLRDEGKTIAIGKVLKLVPEKD, translated from the exons ATGGACCCGAGAGACACAGCCCCGGATTCgtgggagctggaggaggatgCCGAGGCCCCGGCTGCAGCGGCGGGGCTCCCGACCGCCTTCGCCGCCCTTAACGTCAACGCCAAGCCGTTTGTCCCCAACGTTAACGCTCCGGTGTTTGTACCGAGCTTCCTTCAAGCCAGCGCCGTGGAAATGCCGGCTTCAGACG GTTCCTCTGATCCAGTTGCCAGCATGGAGGTGACAGAAACAGTCG CTCCAATGGAGAACGGAAGCACAGAGGCGGACAtgaccacagaggaagagacgtgggagcagaaggaggagccggggggaggtggagggggcgGCGGGCAGGAGGAGCTGGGCTCAGCCTGTGAGGAGGGCGCCGCCAggaaagaggatgaggaaatgatgatggaggaggaggaggaggagatgccCGTGCCCAAAGTGACTCCGGCACTACCGGATGCTCCCAAGAAAGAACACGTGAACGTGGTCTTCATCGGTCACGTGG atGCTGGCAAATCAACTATTGGAGGGCAGATCAT GTATTTAACTGGAATGGTGGACAAGCGAACCctggaaaaatatgaaagagaAGCGAAGGAGAAGAACAGGGAAACATG gTACCTGTCGTGGGCTCTGGACACAAaccaggaggagagagacaaggGGAAGACAGTCGAGGTCGGGAGAGCTTACTTTGAGACGGAAAAGAAGCATTTCACCATCCTGGATGCCCCCGGACACAAGAGCTTTGTCCCCAACATGATTGGTGGAGCGTCACAAGCTGACCTGGCAGTCCTG GTTATTTCAGCAAGGAAGGGGGAGTTTGAGACCGGCTTTGAGAAGGGCGGACAGACGCGGGAACATGCCATGCTGGCTAAAACAGCAGGAGTCAAGCATCTCATCGTGCTGATCAACAAGATGGACGACCCCACGGTCAACTGGAGCCTGGAGAG ATATGAAGAGTGTAAGGAGAAGCTTGTGCCGTTTCTAAAGAAGGTCGGCTTCAATCCTAAGAAAGACATCCACTTTATGCCTTGTTCTGGACTCACAGGTGCCAACCTCAAGGACCCCGTACCTGAATGCCCCTGGTACAC GGGTTTGCCATTTATTTCCCACCTGGACAGTTTGCCAAACTTCACCAGATCCAGTGATGGACCAGTCAGACTACCTATCGTAGACAAGTACAAG GACATGGGCACAGTCATCCTCGGGAAACTGGAGTCTGGATCCATTAGCAAAGCCCAGCAGCTGGTCATGATGCCAAACAGG caCACAGTGGAGGTACTGAGCCTGCTGAGTGACGATGTGGAGACAGACGACGCAGGTCCTGGGGAGAATCTTAAGTTGAGGCTGAAGGGCATCGAGGAGGAAGAAATCCTCCCTGGTTTTATCCTCTGCAGCCCTGACAACCTCTGCCACTCTGGTCGCACCTTTGATGCACAG ATCGTCATCATTGAGCACAAATCAATCATTTGTCCTGGTTACAATGCAGTCCTTCACATCCACACCTGCATTGAAGAAGTGCAAATCACC GCCTTAATCTGTCTGGTGGACAAGAAGACGGGGGAGAAAAGCAAAACTCGACCACGCTTTGTCAAGCAGGACCAGGTGTGTATTGCCAGGCTCCGGGCAGCAGGAGTCATCTGCTTAGAGACCTTCAAAGACTTCCCTCAGATGGGACGATTCACGCTGAGAGATGAAG GAAAAACTATCGCCATCGGCAAAGTGCTGAAGCTGGTACCCGAAAAGGACTAA
- the LOC124052559 gene encoding transmembrane protein 238-like — MSTSDQVEPVMERRYGGVGRCKCSFWFAVAHDILGVFIMMVGVFGGLVVHDLFVYAGAIIIFLSLIWWVFWYSGNIDVPPEELEDDVGLIKVKNRGLSQVVRRVSNHLSSRIRDSFRKNSRSIREGPAGSWPSNTGTEVSLSTVNDTTITSSSKELVRETLSV, encoded by the coding sequence ATGTCAACATCTGATCAGGTAGAGCCAGTCATGGAGAGGAGGTACGGGGGAGTTGGTCGCTGCAAGTGCTCGTTTTGGTTCGCAGTGGCCCACGACATACTCGGCGTCTTCATCATGATGGTGGGGGTGTTTGGAGGGCTGGTCGTCCACGACTTGTTCGTCTACGCGGGGgccatcatcatcttcctcagcCTCATTTGGTGGGTGTTCTGGTACTCCGGGAACATCGACGTGCCACCCGAGGAGCTGGAGGACGACGTGGGCCTGATTAAGGTGAAGAACCGCGGACTGAGCCAAGTGGTGAGACGAGTGTCCAACCACCTCTCCAGCAGGATCAGGGACTCTTTCAGAAAGAACAGCCGGTCCATCAGAGAGGGCCCCGCAGGCAGCTGGCCTTCAAACACTGGTACAGAGGTGTCGCTGTCCACTGTCAACGACACCACCATCACCTCCTCGTCTAAAGAACTCGTGAGAGAGACGCTGTCAGTATGA
- the dmc1 gene encoding meiotic recombination protein DMC1/LIM15 homolog → MKAAEDQVVEDDTGFQDDEESFFQDIDLLQKHGINMADIKKLKSVGICTVKGIQMTTRKALCNIKGLSEAKVEKIKEAAGKMLNVGFQTAFEYSAKRRQVFHITTGSQEFDKLLGGGVESMAITEAFGEFRTGKTQLSHTFCVTAQLPGEDGYTGGKVIFIDTENTFRPDRLRDIADRFNLDHDAVLDNVLYARAYTSEHQMELLDFVAAKFHEEGGVFKLLIIDSIMALFRVDFSGRGELAERQQKLAQMLSRLQKISEEYNVAVFVTNQMTADPGAGMTFQADPKKPIGGHILAHASTTRISLRKGRGEMRIAKIFDSPDMPENEATFAISAGGVTDAKE, encoded by the exons atgaaagctgcaGAGGACCAGGTTGTTGAAGATGACACTGGTTTCCAGGATGATGAG GAGTCCTTCTTCCAAGACATTGACCTCCTGCAGAAACATGGCATT AATATGGCAGACATCAAAAAGTTGAAGTCAGTGGGTATCTGCACTGTGAAGGGCATCCAGATGACTACTCGCAAGGCTTTGTGCAACATTAAGGGCCTGTCAGAggcaaaagtggaaaaaatcaAGGAGGCTGCAGGGAAAATGCTG AATGTTGGTTTCCAGACCGCCTTTGAGTACAGTGCAAAGAGGAGGCAGGTGTTCCACATCACAACTGGGAGCCAGGAGTTCGA TAAACTTTTGGGTGGAGGAGTGGAGAGTATGGCTATCACAGAGGCCTTTGGAG AGTTCCGCACAGGGAAAACCCAGCTGTCTCACACGTTCTGTG TCACTGCTCAGCTGCCAGGGGAAGACGGCTACACAGGCGGGAAAGTCATCTTCATTGACACGGAGAACACCTT TCGtccagacagactgagagacatAGCTGACCGGTTTAACCTGGACCACGATGCTGTGCTGGACAACGTGCTGTACGCCCGGGCCTATACCA GTGAACATCAGATGGAGCTGTTGGACTTTGTAGCAGCCAAATTCCACGAGGAAGGAGGAGTGTTCAAACTATTG ATCATCGACTCCATAATGGCTCTGTTCAGAGTAGACTTTTCTGGTCGAGGTGAGCTGGCTGAACGGCAGCAGAAACTGGCCCAGATGCTCTCCAGGTTGCAGAAGATCTCTGAAG AGTACAACGTAGCCGTGTTTGTGACCAACCAAATGACAGCTGATCCCGGCGCAGGAATGAC gtTTCAAGCTGATCCCAAGAAGCCAATTGGTGGGCACATCCTGGCCCACGCCTCCACCACAAGGATCAGTTTGAGGAAAGGGCGTGGAGAGATGAGAATCGCCAAAATATTTGACAG TCCTGATATGCCAGAGAATGAGGCCACTTTTGCCATATCTGCTGGAGGAGTTACTGATGCCAAAGAGTGA
- the rsl1d1 gene encoding ribosomal L1 domain-containing protein 1 gives MAEERQLVLDRAQVKKAVQALQAFLKTKSTRDSLLLDDTQPISVLFTLWKIPRKAQTIRIPLPHGQRTDTDEICLFTRDEPKMTGEQTQRFYKKLLEERGVKNISEIIPYKVLKTEYKPYEAKRRLLGNFDMFLSDDRIRRLLPSHLGKHFYQRKKEPLCVNLESKHLARDVQRVIQGTSLKVTNKGCCCMARVAHSGMTADEVTENIEAAVQTVVAKIQMKEPVMKIIHIKSQTSVALPIYTSGLGHLSVQQEAKKPAQTPEKKGATAKKQAKKAKAEETKQTAPTVEGEERKVEEKEEEEDEEIPQLVPIATPSKKPKLEKSSKKQQLKKAPKPAVAKRGNKAPSKRTKKAGKTDSKIKRKAPKVK, from the exons ATGGCTGAGGAAAGACAACTCGTGTTGGACCGGGCACag GTGAAAAAGGCCGTCCAAGCCTTGCAGGCTTTCCTGAAAACCAAGTCGACCCGTGACTCCCTGCTCCTGGACGACACTCAGCCGATCAGTGTGCTTTTCACCCTCTGGAAGATCCCCAGAAAGGCACAGACCATCCGCAT TCCCTTGCCCCATGGCCAGCGGACTGACACAGATGAGATTTGCCTCTTCACCAGAGATGAGCCCAAAATGACCGGAGAACAAACCCAGAGGTTTTATAagaagctgctggaggagagaggagtcaAAAACATCTCTGAG ATCATCCCGTACAAGGTCCTGAAGACGGAGTACAAACCGTATGAAGCCAAGCGCCGTCTGCTGGGTAACTTTGACATGTTCCTCTCTGATGACCGTATCCGCCGCCTGCTGCCCTCCCACCTTGGAAAACATTTCTACCAGAGAAAGAA AGAGCCGCTGTGTGTGAACCTGGAGAGCAAACACCTGGCCAGAGACGTCCAGCGTGTCATCCAGGGCACCAGCTTGAAAGTTACCAACAAGGGCTGCTGCTG CATGGCACGTGTTGCCCACTCTGGCATGACTGCAGatgaagtgacagaaaacatcGAGGCTGCCGTCCAAACAGTGGTGGCCAAAATACAGATG AAAGAACCAGTGATGAAGATCATCCACATAAAGAGTCAAACATCAGTGGCCCTGCCCATCTACACTTCGGGTCTTGGCCACCTTAGTGTGCAGCAGGAGGCAAAGAAGCCTGCTCAGACTCCAGAGAAAAAG GGAGCCACAGCCAAAAAACAGGCAAAGAAGGCAAAGGCAGAGGAAACAAAGCAGACGGCTCCCActgtggagggggaggagagaaaggtggaggagaaggaggaagaagaggacgaAGAAATCCCACAGCTGGTTCCTATAGCGACACCGAGCAAAAAGCCTAAACTGGAG AAGTCATccaaaaagcagcagctgaagaaagCACCCAAGCCTGCTGTTGCCAAGAGGGGAAATAAAGCGCCAAGCAAACGAACCAAGAAGGCAGGCAAGACGGactccaaaataaaaagaaaagcgCCTAAAGTGAAATGA